The following is a genomic window from Saccharicrinis carchari.
CTAAACCCTCCATAAGGCGGAATGCTGCTAAAAAAGATATAAATTTGAAGCTGAAATAAACCCAAGTAGTAGTGAAAAGATCAATCGGAATTATTGGAGCCGTGGCTATTGTTATTGGCTTTGGAATGATACATGGCAGCTATAAAAACGCCGAAATTTATGGCGGCAGCCTCATCGGTTTGGGCTGTGTTATTTTGTTGTACCTATTGTACACCTCGGGCAAAGATAAAAATAAGGAGTAGCATGTATTCGAAAAATGAGGAAAAAGAACTCAAGCTTGAGTTTTGGCGTAAATTACATAACCGAACCCGTAGAATTCCCGGTCAACGTGGTAAAGCTAAAGCATGGATAGGGGATAAAACCGGTATAAAGGGGGTGGATTTAAGATTTGATGTGAGTAGAAAAAAAATTATTGTAGCGCTCGAAATCAATATAAAATTCGAAGAAAGAAGGTTGATGATTTACGAAAAATTGGAAGCTGCAAAAAACATATTTGAAAATGAGTTTGGCGAACCACTCATATGGGATTTTGCCTATGAGAAAGAACATAAACAGGAGGTTTGTCGCGTTTATAAACAAATGGAAGGCGATTATCTGGTATCGGAACAGTGGCCGGCAATTTTTAATTTTATGATAGACAAAATGCTTCGTATGGAAAAGGCTTTTAAGGAGGTGCAGGACTATTTGAAGTACGATGAATTAGGGAAGGGTTAAGGGAGATTAGTGAAGAGGAAAGAGCACATAAGGTTAAGCGTAAATTGAAAATTGTAAAGCATACAGAAATTCCGTCAAACCGTCATACCTGTTCCATCACCCATAAGTAATCATACTAAAATGCAACATACACACAAAATAATCCTACTTCTGCTGATGGTAGCTACTGCTACGTATTCGCAAAAAAAGGTACAGATTAATCTGGAATCTAAAATAGTGCTGTCCGGTAAGGATAATCTGTTGCCGCATTATCAATACACAAACCAATGGGGTGTTGTAGATCCATTTGAACAAAAGCAGGCCTTGGTGCTGGCAGGGGCTAAGTATAAGGTGTTGGATGCGAAGCGTATACGATTGGATGCAGGTGTTTCTGGTGTTTTTAAACACCAACTGGACAAAAGTTTTTTGCACGAGGCTTATGTAAAGGGAGAGGCTTGGGAGTATATCGGTTTTTTTGTGGGGAAATATGCCTTTACGCCCTTGTCCTATAACGATGAGCTAACCATTGGTGGGTTTTTTATGAACAGCAATGCCCGTCCGATACCAAGGGCTACAATCGGTTTGTTTGATTATTTTCCCTTGCACTTTCTGAACGACAGAATAGAAATAAAGGGCGGAATATCACAAGGTATATTGAACGACAATCGAACTGATCAAGGCAAAAGCAATAGTGTTGACAGACCCTTGTTACACGAAAAATGGGCATACATGCGTTTGGGCAAGGCCAGGTGGCAACCCTATATGGGGCTGTCACATAGTGCCATTTTTGGAGGTGCTAGAATCAATGGGAAAAAAATTCCGATTGACTTTTGGCCTACCTTCACTGCCCAGGGCTCCGAAAAAATTGGTGGAGGTGAAGCTACTAATGCTGCCGGGGCACACGAAGGCTTTTGGGATTTCGGTATTTATGCAAACACCCAATGGGCCCGCTTGCACTTTTATGTTCAAAAGCCCTTTGCCGATGGCAGCGGCATGAAGATATACCGAGGGAACAACAGGGATTATAAAATTGGGCTGCTCTCCAATGTTACTAACGGAACTTGGCTCCGCAACCTGTCTATAGAAGTATTTAAAACCGATTATCAGTCGGGGCAAGGCATACCCGATCCTTTGTACCCAAGCGGAAGTGCTTCGCAAGGCATTATATGGTTGGACGAAATACCTGATTACGATGCCTTTATGCAAGAAAACTTTGGCGTGCAACAAACCGGCTGGAATAAACAAAAAGTGTTAAAATATTTGCAGGATAAACTTAATCAGGGCAATAAATACGGGGGCAGAGACGATTATAATAATAACGGTTCGTATTACAATGGCTGGACTTATCATCAACAGTCGATGGGTATGCCGCTGTACCATACCTTTTGGCAGGCAGGAGCGTACGCACCGGAATGGAAACCCAATAACAGTGTTGTGTTTATGAATAACCGGATTAAAGGTTTTCATGTTGGATTACACGGAGCGGTATCTGAAAATATCACCTACCTTTTAAAGGCAACCTACACTTATAATAAAGGGGCCTATCCCGAACAGTATATTCGCCGGTATAGTTGGGAAGAGGATCCTGATTTTTTTTACAAGGGTGGAAAAAAACAAACCTATACTTACCTATCGCTAAATTACACCCATCCAAAGTGGAATTGTTTCAGCTTAAGCGGCTCCGTATCGTTCGATGGCGGAGCATTATATAACGCATGGGGGGGTAGCCTGGGAATACGATATACCCCGTCGGTCTCATTTTTATAACCACAGTTTTTGATGACGAAAAACATTGTTAAATAACCGGGCTATTTTATATCTTTGCATTCAAACAAACAAAATATGCATGCATGTTAAAAGAAAAAGAGAAAGTTGTTAATAATTTTTTGGCGTTTGTTGAGGTTGTAATTGCTTGGCTGTCATTTAATATGGCCATGTTCTTCTGTTTTGGGCATTTCTCTTTCCTTAAGTATAAAGATTCCATTATTATTCATTTAATCATAGGATTGGTATGGTTTATTCTGGGTAAATACTTTAGGCTTGCCCAGCTGCACCGATCCAGACCCTATTCGGCTATTCTTTTTAATTGCGTGGTCCTGGTACTAACCGGAACGTCCCTGCTGGGGCTGGCCATATTGGGGTTCGAATTAGATTATATAGGCTTTAACCCATTGCCCTATTTTGGATTTATCAATCTTTTTTTAATGTTCGCTTTTAAGATTGCGATTTATTCCTCTTTTAAACGTGCCCGCGTACATGGCCGCAACACCAGGTCTATTATCATAATTGGCGACTATACCGCTACATCCTTTATCGAAAAACTATTAAAGTATAAGGAGTGGGGTTATAAAATTGTGAGCATCGTTGGCAATAATGATCTGGCTCGAATTTATCAAAATGTAATCCCGGTTTTACCGCCCGACACGGATGTAGCAAAATTATTGGAACATAAAACCATCGATGAGGTTGTGTTTATCAAGGAAAGAATGCATGTTGACGAGGTGGAACAGCTTACCCATGCATGCTCAGAGGTGGGGGTAATATTTAGGATGTATTCGCCTTTTTTTAATATGCTCAAAAGCAAAGCTCATATTCACCATTACAATACCATGCCTTTGCTTACCATATCCAATACGCCTACGGATTACCTTGCCATGAAGGTTAAAGCGATATCGGATTTTGTCATCTCCTTATTGGTGATTATTTTAGCCTCGCCTGTTTTTGTGCTTATCTCGATATTGATAAAATTTACGGACGGAGGGTCGGTTTTTTTTAAACAAAGAAGAGTGGGATTGCGCGGACGGAGATTTGATGCCTTTAAATTTCGTACCATGGTGGCCAATGCCGAAGAGCTCAAGCAGGAGTTAATGGACGAAAACGAAATGGAAGGGCCCGTTTTTAAAATAAAAAATGATCCTCGCATTACCAAAATAGGCCGCTTTTTGCGGAAAACCAGCTTGGACGAATTACCGCAATTTTTTAATGTGCTTATGGGAGATATGTCCATCGTAGGCCCGCGGCCACCGGTACCTGAGGAGGTGCAGAAGTACGAGCGCTGGCAATTACGCAGGCTGTCTATGAAGCCGGGTATCACCTGTACATGGCAGGTGTCCGGACGTAATGATATTCCATTTGACGAGTGGATGAAAATGGATTTGGAATATATTGACAATTGGTCATTAAAACTTGATTTTGTCATTTTTTTAAAAACCATTCGCACCATGTTATTGGCCGATGGACATTAAGTTAGCGCTATGCGGTATAAAAAGTAAAAATGATGACAAATAGGATGGTATTTTGCGGCATGTTGCTGGCTTACTTTTTTGTTGCCTGTAATCCGAATAGGGTGCCCAAAGGATTTCCGGAAGAAGAAGAGTTTGCCCGAATATTAGCCGATGTACACTATGCTGAGGCTACCATAGGTCAAATTCGGATAAAGGACAGAGGCGTTGATAGTACTGCCAATACTTACTACCATTATATTTTGGCCAGGCACAATTTAACACAGCAAAAGTTTGACACTGTGGTTAGTTGGTATCTTTCGCATCCCGAATTATACCAGGAGGTGTACGATAAAGTGATTGCCCTGTTGAGCGAACAGGAGGCGCATTACGAAAGAGATATTAAAGAACAAGAGGAAGAAGAGGAGAGGGTACGAAAAGAGAAGCAGGCACGTAGCATATGGAAAGGCGAAAAGAGCTATTTCATCACTAAGGCGGATACTTTTGACAGACGGATTCCTTTTAGCATAAGTGTAGATACTATTGTGGCACAAGGATACCAATTGAGCGCATTCTACCAATTTTTAAAACAAAGTAGTGTTAAAGAACCCTTGATGGAGGTAATTGCACTTTACGCCGACAGCACTACGGATACTTTATATTACAATCTTCCAGCTACCCATATCAATTCAAAAGCAGCCTTGATGATAGGTTTTGAAAAAGAGCAGCAAGTACTTCAAATGGAAGGTTTTTTGGTGAAGCACGACACGACAGAGCAAATTCGTGCACGTATAAATAATATTGAGTTTGAATATATACCCGTAGCGGATTCAGTAAGATGAAAAAAATAGCTGCGCATTATTGGTTGCGTCCAGATGGCACGGTGGGTAAATTCCCCGTTATCACTTTCCACAGCGACAATAGGATAGCACAAATACGCGAAAGAGAATCATTTGAAGAGGAGGAAGCGCTTTTGCTGGTCAATGGTTTTTTGATTCCGGGCTTGGTGGATTATGCCATCTGCAACCCATTGGCGTTAGATAAAAACGCACTTAAAAAATATTTAAACAGGATAACTATTGCCGGCATCAGGGGGCTGGGCGTACCCGAAAATATGTACATCCGCCTGCAGGAGGTGAACCCGGGAAATTTAATATTAATTGAGACCTTGACGGCCATGGATAGGCAGGAGGATATAATGGGTTTTGAGAAAATTAAGGCGGCAAAGGATTCCATGGCCGAACTAAAAAAACTAACCGTCAGCAATGCCCAGTCTTTGGGTGTGAATCAAATGCTGGGGTCATTGGAAGTGGGCAAAGCACCCGGATTGATGGCCATAAGTAAGCTGGATTATTCTACATTTTGTGTGGACAAAAAGAGTAAATTAAAGATAATAATGTAATGGATAGTTTGTTACATACAGCTATAAAAGCGTCCGTAGCGGCAGGGAAAGCCATTTTGGAAGTATATGAATCAGAAAATTTTGGCGTGGAAGCTAAAGCCGACAGTTCGCCGCTAACATTAGCCGACAGAGCTGCCCATGATATTATTGAGGCCTATTTGCTCAAATCAAATATCCCTATTTTAAGTGAGGAAGGAAAACATGAGGGTTACGATACAAGGAAAAAATGGGAGCAATTATGGATTGTTGACCCCCTGGATGGTACCAGAGAGTTTGTAAAAAAAACGGGTGAGTTTACGGTCAATATTGCCCTTATAAATAATGGTTTACCCGTATTGGGTGTTGTTTTTGTTCCCGTATCCGCTGTGCTCTATTATGCCGTTAAGGATGAGGGAGCGTTTAAAGTTACACTGGAAAAAGATTGGGGTTCAACTGAAGATGTTCAATTCCTTCATTCGCAGCGGTTGCCGCTGTGTAATAAAAACGAAAAATTCCGTATTGTCGCCAGTGTAAGCCATAGGTCGGCTGAAACCAATCAGTTTATCGGGGCTTTGGAAAAAAAATTCGGGCAGGCCGAAGTAGTGTCGGTAGGGAGTTCTATTAAGCTGTGCAAAGTAGCCGAAGGAAGTGCCGATGTTTATCCTCGTATGGGACCAACTATGGAATGGGATATTGCTGCAGGACAAGCCATTGCCGAAGCTGCCGGTGCGCATGTGACAGATTGGGATACCGGTAGCAGAATGGTGTACAATAAGGCCAGTTTGTACAACAACTGGTTTGTGGTGAGTAAAAATGAGCTATGGCGCGATAGGGTGCTCTCTTTGGCCCGCTTAAAGTAAGTTATATCCTTTTGTACGGGTTTGTTTTGTGCCCTTAGTATTAGCCCAGCTTACAGTGTTGCAGAATTTCTCGCACGTTTGTCTCATCAATTTTTAATTGTTTTATCAAGCCATCTATACCGTCAAACTTTTTTTCGTCCCGTATCTTTTTTGTAAATATCACTTCAATCTCTTCGGAATAAATATCCCGGTTAAAATCTAAGATATGAACTTCCACGCTCAGCTGATTAAGTTGCGTAACAGTAGGGCGAACACCAATATTGAGCATGCCTCCATAGCGTTTACCCATAACGTGTAATAGGCACGCATATACGCCAAAGGAAGGAATAAGCTTGTAATTTTCGTTGGGTGTTATGTTGGCAGTGGGATAACCCAGTCTGCGTCCCAGTTTTTGTCCGCCGGTAACCGTTCCATAAATCGAATAACTATAACCCAGCATTCGATTGGCTTCTTCTATTTTACCTTGATTTAGCAGATTACGAATTAAAGTTGAACTGATAGCCGTGTTGTTGGAATATACGGCACCTACACGCGACAGTCCAAAGCCCAGCCTTTTGCTTATATCTGCATAGGTATGGTAATCGGCCAGGCGGTCTTTACCAAAACGGTGATTATAGCCTACCACCAGGTGACGCATGCCCAGCTTTTGTATCAGGATTTCGCGGATAAAGCGTTCGGCGGTATAATTAGCCAGCTCTTGGCTAAAGGGCAGTAGTATCAGAAAATCGATACCGTAGCTGCTTATTTTTTTTGTTTTTTCATTCAGGGTAGTGATAAATTTCAGCTCCTCAGCCTGCTTTTTTTTGAGCACCAGACGAGGATGAGGCCAAAAGGATAAAACGGTTGATTTACCTCCCGTTTTTTTAGCGCGGTCCACTACTTCTTCTAAAAGCTTTGCATGCCCCCGATGTACCCCATCAAACATACCAATGGTAAGCACCACATTGGTGGCTGAAAATGTATCGATTCCGGAATATATTTTCATTATACTTTGCTTAAATGAATCCTGAACCTCCGTTTCAACCTAAACTTCTCAAAATAAATAATAATACGGCGCAACACATCAAGGTAAAGTGTTACATACAATAGCCAGGTACTAAACCAGATAACCAACATATTAAAAAATGGAGTAGGAATAGTGATACCCGCAAATTTTTTGGTGGGGGCAAAAAAATGCGCCCTTCCCCAATCCGAGGTGCCGTCTCTTAAAACAGGATCTTTTTTGGGGATGTACTCGCCATCCATAAGTACCAGATGTTTAAGTTCTGTTTTGTTTAAAAGTTGTGCTGCAAGGCTGTTGTTGTGGTACTGCTGCTTCAGTTTAAATAACGCGTCTGCCCCTCCCATATTATTGGCCAGTTGCTTGTAAGTAGCATCTTTGTTGCTACGGGCTTCCTTATATTTATTTTGGTATATAATGGCCAGGCTGTCTAACAACAGTTCAGTTTGTTTTGTATAGGATTCATCGGGTAGTTCACCCTGATAAGGTGCATGTTTAAAATCAGCCGATAAATCCTTGTCCATTTTGGTCAGTTCGGTTTCAATGATGCTGCGATGGGCTTGGGCTTCTTCTGTTTTATTTTCCATCAACAAGCTGTTTATTCTTGCGTTATGTTGTTTAAGCGCGGGTATCAGTAATGAGTAGTAATACGATGACTCGCTTATCGTTTGGTCATCCTCAAAAAAGTTACGCTCGTAGCGGTTTTCGGCAAACTGATTTACCGCCAGTGCTTCGTAGGCCCATCGCGAGGTCATCATGTCGGCAATGCGGGGAACATAATCCTTGGTTTGAATTGAGTTGTGCAGTTTGTCGAAGTTAACGATTACCCCGCTAAATAGCAGCTGTGGAATCAGTATCAGAGGTATTAGTATGTAAATAGATACCACTGATTTTATGCCACTGCTAATGTTAAGGCCAAGCATATTGGAAAAGCAGGCCGCCGAAAACAATATCATCCAGTAACTGGGG
Proteins encoded in this region:
- a CDS encoding DUF4268 domain-containing protein translates to MYSKNEEKELKLEFWRKLHNRTRRIPGQRGKAKAWIGDKTGIKGVDLRFDVSRKKIIVALEINIKFEERRLMIYEKLEAAKNIFENEFGEPLIWDFAYEKEHKQEVCRVYKQMEGDYLVSEQWPAIFNFMIDKMLRMEKAFKEVQDYLKYDELGKG
- a CDS encoding capsule assembly Wzi family protein — translated: MQHTHKIILLLLMVATATYSQKKVQINLESKIVLSGKDNLLPHYQYTNQWGVVDPFEQKQALVLAGAKYKVLDAKRIRLDAGVSGVFKHQLDKSFLHEAYVKGEAWEYIGFFVGKYAFTPLSYNDELTIGGFFMNSNARPIPRATIGLFDYFPLHFLNDRIEIKGGISQGILNDNRTDQGKSNSVDRPLLHEKWAYMRLGKARWQPYMGLSHSAIFGGARINGKKIPIDFWPTFTAQGSEKIGGGEATNAAGAHEGFWDFGIYANTQWARLHFYVQKPFADGSGMKIYRGNNRDYKIGLLSNVTNGTWLRNLSIEVFKTDYQSGQGIPDPLYPSGSASQGIIWLDEIPDYDAFMQENFGVQQTGWNKQKVLKYLQDKLNQGNKYGGRDDYNNNGSYYNGWTYHQQSMGMPLYHTFWQAGAYAPEWKPNNSVVFMNNRIKGFHVGLHGAVSENITYLLKATYTYNKGAYPEQYIRRYSWEEDPDFFYKGGKKQTYTYLSLNYTHPKWNCFSLSGSVSFDGGALYNAWGGSLGIRYTPSVSFL
- the cysQ gene encoding 3'(2'),5'-bisphosphate nucleotidase CysQ — encoded protein: MDSLLHTAIKASVAAGKAILEVYESENFGVEAKADSSPLTLADRAAHDIIEAYLLKSNIPILSEEGKHEGYDTRKKWEQLWIVDPLDGTREFVKKTGEFTVNIALINNGLPVLGVVFVPVSAVLYYAVKDEGAFKVTLEKDWGSTEDVQFLHSQRLPLCNKNEKFRIVASVSHRSAETNQFIGALEKKFGQAEVVSVGSSIKLCKVAEGSADVYPRMGPTMEWDIAAGQAIAEAAGAHVTDWDTGSRMVYNKASLYNNWFVVSKNELWRDRVLSLARLK
- a CDS encoding DUF4296 domain-containing protein — encoded protein: MMTNRMVFCGMLLAYFFVACNPNRVPKGFPEEEEFARILADVHYAEATIGQIRIKDRGVDSTANTYYHYILARHNLTQQKFDTVVSWYLSHPELYQEVYDKVIALLSEQEAHYERDIKEQEEEEERVRKEKQARSIWKGEKSYFITKADTFDRRIPFSISVDTIVAQGYQLSAFYQFLKQSSVKEPLMEVIALYADSTTDTLYYNLPATHINSKAALMIGFEKEQQVLQMEGFLVKHDTTEQIRARINNIEFEYIPVADSVR
- a CDS encoding bifunctional riboflavin kinase/FAD synthetase, whose amino-acid sequence is MKIYSGIDTFSATNVVLTIGMFDGVHRGHAKLLEEVVDRAKKTGGKSTVLSFWPHPRLVLKKKQAEELKFITTLNEKTKKISSYGIDFLILLPFSQELANYTAERFIREILIQKLGMRHLVVGYNHRFGKDRLADYHTYADISKRLGFGLSRVGAVYSNNTAISSTLIRNLLNQGKIEEANRMLGYSYSIYGTVTGGQKLGRRLGYPTANITPNENYKLIPSFGVYACLLHVMGKRYGGMLNIGVRPTVTQLNQLSVEVHILDFNRDIYSEEIEVIFTKKIRDEKKFDGIDGLIKQLKIDETNVREILQHCKLG
- a CDS encoding sugar transferase, giving the protein MLKEKEKVVNNFLAFVEVVIAWLSFNMAMFFCFGHFSFLKYKDSIIIHLIIGLVWFILGKYFRLAQLHRSRPYSAILFNCVVLVLTGTSLLGLAILGFELDYIGFNPLPYFGFINLFLMFAFKIAIYSSFKRARVHGRNTRSIIIIGDYTATSFIEKLLKYKEWGYKIVSIVGNNDLARIYQNVIPVLPPDTDVAKLLEHKTIDEVVFIKERMHVDEVEQLTHACSEVGVIFRMYSPFFNMLKSKAHIHHYNTMPLLTISNTPTDYLAMKVKAISDFVISLLVIILASPVFVLISILIKFTDGGSVFFKQRRVGLRGRRFDAFKFRTMVANAEELKQELMDENEMEGPVFKIKNDPRITKIGRFLRKTSLDELPQFFNVLMGDMSIVGPRPPVPEEVQKYERWQLRRLSMKPGITCTWQVSGRNDIPFDEWMKMDLEYIDNWSLKLDFVIFLKTIRTMLLADGH